The sequence below is a genomic window from Actinokineospora baliensis.
TTGGGGTCGACGGCGTAGGAGTCGATGCTGGCGATGCCGGGGTGACCCGCCGCCGCGAGCTGCTCCCGCAGGTACTCGATGAAGCGGTCGCGGCGCATCAGAGGACCGCCTCGGGGATGGCGTAGGCGGCGTGGGCGGGCACACCCGGCCCGCTGACCTCGCGGACCATGATGGTGACTCGGGCCCCACTGGCGAAGTCCACGCGGAGCCGGCTGTGCCCCTTGTCGATCTTGACCACCTCGGTGATCTCCGGGTGGTCCTGGCTCAGCACGGCGAACAGCGCGTCGTCGAGGTCGCGGATCCGCATGGGTCAATATAGACACACAGAAGCCCCCGAAATCATCCCGGGGGCCTGTGTGGGATCAGCCGACCTTGGTGAGGAGGCTGCGGAAGGCGGGGGCGGTGAACCGGAGGGTGGGGCCGGGGTTCTTGCTGTCCCGCAGGTGGACGGTGGTGGGGGTGGGGCAGGCCGCTTCGACGCAGTCGTTGTTGCCGCCGCCAGTGCCGCTGAAGCTGCTGCGGCGCCAGGTCATCGGGTGACTCCACTGAGGAATGCGGTGAAGGACTGGGTGTCGACGCGCAGTGTGGGGCCGGTGTGCTTGCTGTCGCGGAGGTAGACAGTGGGCTCGGTGGTCGGCCGCGCGACCTCAACGCAGTTGTTGTTGCCGCCA
It includes:
- a CDS encoding DUF397 domain-containing protein → MTWRRSSFSGTGGGNNDCVEAACPTPTTVHLRDSKNPGPTLRFTAPAFRSLLTKVG
- a CDS encoding DUF397 domain-containing protein; this encodes MNELQWRRSSRSGAGGGNNNCVEVARPTTEPTVYLRDSKHTGPTLRVDTQSFTAFLSGVTR